A genomic stretch from Lathyrus oleraceus cultivar Zhongwan6 chromosome 2, CAAS_Psat_ZW6_1.0, whole genome shotgun sequence includes:
- the LOC127119828 gene encoding isoflavone reductase homolog — translation MEKSKVLVVGGTGYIGRKIVKASLEQGHETYVLQRPDIGLDTEKVQMLLSFKKQGAHLVEGSFSDHQSLVHAVKLVDVVISTMSGVHFRSHNLLMQLKLVQAIKDAGNVKRFLPSEFGMDPALMGHALQPGRVTFDEKMTIRKTIEDANIPFTYISANCFAAYFAGNLSQMGTLFPPRDRVVLYGDGNVKVVYMDEDDVATYTIKTIDDPRTLNKTIYLRPPENILTQRELIEKWEKLIGKRLEKSTISENDFLSSMKGLDFAQEVGMGHFYHIFYEGCLANFEVGDEEEASKLYPEVQYTRMDEYLKLYV, via the exons ATGGAAAAGAGCAAAGTTCTAGTTGTGGGGGGTACCGGTTATATTGGTAGGAAAATAGTAAAAGCGAGTTTAGAACAAGGTCATGAAACCTATGTTCTTCAACGTCCAGATATAGGTCTTGATACTGAGAAAGTGCAAATGCTTCTATCATTCAAGAAACAAGGTGCTCATCTTGTGGAAGGCTCTTTTTCTGATCATCAAAGTTTGGTACATGCTGTGAAACTCGTTGATGTTGTTATTTCAACCATGTCTGGTGTTCATTTTCGATCTCATAATTTGTTGATGCAACTCAAACTTGTTCAGGCCATCAAGGACGCTGGAAATGTTAAG CGGTTCCTGCCTTCAGAATTTGGCATGGATCCAGCTCTTATGGGACATGCACTTCAACCAGGAAGAGTGACATTTGATGAGAAAATGACTATAAGAAAAACAATTGAGGATGCTAACATCCCTTTCACTTACATCTCCGCCAATTGCTTCGCCGCTTACTTTGCCGGCAACCTCTCCCAGATGGGAACACTCTTTCCTCCGCGGGACAGGGTGGTTCTCTATGGTGACGGCAATGTCAAAG TTGTTTATATGGATGAAGATGATGTTGCAACATACACAATCAAGACAATTGATGATCCAAGAACATTGAACAAGACAATATATCTAAGGCCACCAGAAAACATACTCACTCAAAGAGAGCTTATTGAGAAATGGGAGAAACTTATTGGAAAGCGACTAGAGAAATCTACCATATCTGAAAATGACTTTCTTTCTTCCATGAAAG GTTTAGACTTTGCACAGGAAGTAGGCATGGGACATTTCTATCATATTTTCTATGAAGGGTGTTTGGCAAATTTTGAAGTAGGGGATGAAGAAGAAGCATCGAAGCTTTATCCAGAAGTGCAATACACGCGCATGGATGAATATCTAAAGTTATATGTTTGA